The Zonotrichia albicollis isolate bZonAlb1 chromosome 6, bZonAlb1.hap1, whole genome shotgun sequence genome window below encodes:
- the LOC141729422 gene encoding uncharacterized protein LOC141729422 → MDIQSPGDQSLSRTPQFESDSPEEEGNEMNEERCGVEPVPRDRGWRGQPQLTEGEKLLMETNSRIVQLLENIKREHAQSMGLMSQSMGRMELQLGIVATSTRAIHNYLSEILAFLKQPRTQVLETRISQRATPHVELTCASTWTGEDAVASSTVCLPGAEGTSDSRDPPQATLPCRSGRLQRAITERASLPMPPRQAKGGGKKK, encoded by the coding sequence ATGGACATACAGTCTCCCGGGGATCAGTCACTCAGTAGGACTCCTCAGTTTGAAAGTGACTCTCCTGAGGAGGAGGGAAATGAGATGAATGAAGAGCGCTGCGGTGTTGAGCCTGTCCCTAGGGATCGGGGTTGGAGAGGGCAGCCCCAGCTAACAGAGGGAGAGAAGCTGTTGATGGAAACCAACAGTAGGATTGTGCAGCTGCTGGAAAATATCAAGAGGGAGCATGCACAGTCCATGGGTCTCATGTCCCAGTCCATGGGCCGtatggagctgcagctgggcattGTGGCTACCTCCACAAGAGCCATTCATAACTACCTGTCAGAGATTTTAGCTTTCCTCAAGCAGCCGAGGACGCAGGTCCTCGAAACGCGCATCTCCCAAAGAGCCACCCCCCATGTCGAGTTGACGTGTGCCTCGACATGGACTGGTGAGGACGCAGTGGCATCCTCCACTGTGTGCTTACCAGGGGCCGAAGGGACGAGCGACTCTCGCGACCCGCCGCAGGCCACCCTGCCTTGTCGCAGTGGCCGGCTGCAGAGAGCCATAACCGAGAGGGCCTCGCTGCCCATGCCTCCACGCCAGGCAAAAgggggagggaagaaaaaataa